TTGAATATGTGCTTAATCAGGTAGGAATGACTGGTTTTGAAAAAAGACCAGTTCATACTTTGAGCGGTGGACAAAAACAACGCTTAACTATTGCATGCGCTCTTATTAGTAATAGAAATTTTATTCTTTTAGATGAGCCTACAGCGTTACTCGATCAAACCAGCCAATTAAAAGTTTTACAAACTATTAAAAAACTTACAAGTAACCATAAAAAACCTTTATCAGCTTTGTGGATTACTCATCGTTATGAAGAATTAACTTATGCTGATGCAGTAGCAGAATTGAAAAATGGTTTTTTATCTAGCTGGCAAGAACCATCAAAATTTCAATATAATTAATTCTTGTACTTGTCATAAGGTACTTTAAAGAGCTAAATTCACTTTATATTCCTCGGTAGCTCAGCGGTAGAGCGATCGACTGTTAATCGATTGGTCGCAGGTTCGAATCCCGCCCGGGGAGTTTATAATTTTCAAAAAATTTTCTAAAGTTACCCCATAAAGGTGACTTTTTTATTTTTTAATCTTTTTTGTAAAATAGTGAATAGCCGAAGATATAATCAAGAAATTTGATACAATATTAAGAACAGTATATAGAACATCAAAGTTAATTTAATAATCCCCTATAAACCGTTATTAAGAATTATAAAAAAAATTTTATTAGAACAGTAATTAGAACAGTAATTAGAACATCTACTAACTTCTCGATACAAGCAAAAAAGTTCTTTGATTGAATTTCATATTTTTTAAAATTAGGACATATTTTTTTGTATCGTTTGACTTACTACACTTTTCAGGAAATTCTAGTCATCCCACATATCCTTTTTCTCTTGATCGAAATTATTCCTTTCAAGTAATTCTATTCTTTGTTTCTGAGAATCTATTTCTGTTTCAATTACGTTTTTGTCATCAATATATTTTGTTTGTATTTCTAAAATAATCATTTCAAATTGTTCTCCAAAAAAACCTGACATTTCTCTCCATGCTTCCATTTCCTCTTCTTTGTCAATAGTATCGTTGATCTGATGAGAAATAATTTCTAGTACGTATTGTTTAAGTTCTTGATGACTCATCGATTCAACTTTTTTTTGAATATAAAGTTCTTTAAGATTCTCTAGTTGTTTTTTTGATAAATCAGAATAGATAATCTGCTTCTTTTTCATAGACATTTAAATTTTTTTCAATATAGTCAAAATTATTATTTTAAACATTCTGGATAAATAAACTAAATTAATTCCTATTTAACAATTGAAAAACTCCATTCAATTTAATTTTTATGTATCTTACATTGGCAATTTGAATTGGATAATCTTTCAGATTTAAACAGTATTTGTTTCTAATAATCCTTTGATTATTAAGAAAAAGTAAATAGAATCGAAAGAAATTCTAAAATTTCCACTTTTTTAAAATTTGGAATTTCTATCTAATCCCTTGCTATAACAAAGTTATTTGATAAATCTAATTGATAAAATTGTTTACACTAATTCAGCAATCTTTATAAATTCTTGAGAGAATCATAATACTAAAACTTAATTTTAATTTAATAGTTTATAAATATGAAAATTTCAATCCTCTTAATTGAAGACGATCGTGATATGCGTGATTTGGTGGCTAGGCATCTAGAACATTCTGGTTTCGATGTCCAAAAAGCTGAAGATGGAATTAAAGGACAAGCATTAGCTCTTCAATATTCACCAGATTTAATACTCTTAGATTTAATGCTACCTAGTGTTGATGGATTAACTTTATGCCAGAGACTAAGAAGAGATGAAAGAACATCAAATATACCAATTTTGATGATAACTGCATTAGGCGGTCTTAAAGATAAAGTTACTGGGTTTAATTCTGGAGCAGATGATTACATTACTAAACCATTCGACCTAGAAGAATTACATGTACGTATAAAAGCTTTATTAAGAAGGACCAATAGAGCGCAATTGAATTCAAGTAATCAGCAAGAAATATTAAATTATGGCCCTTTAACTCTTGTTCCGGAAAGATTTGAAGCTATCTGGTTTGAATCTCCTGTTAGGTTAACTCATCTTGAATTTGAGCTGCTACATTGTCTCTTGCAGAGGCATGGTCAAACTGTATCGCCAGCATTAATACTAAAAGAGGTTTGGGGATACGAACCTGATGATGATATTGAGACAATAAGGGTTCATATTAGACACTTACGCACTAAGCTTGAACCTGATCCACGTAAACCTATTTATATAAAAACTGTATATGGTGCTGGGTATTGTCTTGAGTTACCTATTGGTTCTCAAGTGGAAACTGCTAAGCAAGAATTTATTCAAGCAAAAAATCCTGATTTGATAAATTCTGCAGTGGATTAACCTCGTGTATTTTCCATTGAAATTTTTAAAAAAGTAATCTCCCATGCCAGTCTTGGTTGAATATTTTTTCTTAAGAGGATCTTTAAATTTTCAAGTTTTTTAATTAAACCGATATTTTTCGTTTTTCTCCACCAAATAGTTTGAATTAAATTTACTAAACAAATCTGTTGAAAAATTTCTAACTTTTCAGATATTGATTTAGATATTTCTAATATTTCCAAACTATTTTTTATTGGAGAATCCATTTTACTTATTATTTCATTTGAAAAATCATTCAAAATTTGAATATTTTGCAATAATTGATTTGGAGATCCATTTGCAGAGTTTATTAAATCTTCAAATTTTAATTTTGTATGAATATTTAATTTAGAATTATCTAGATATTCTTTCAAAATAGACTTTATTTGTATACCAGAAAAAGATCGAAATCTGACGATTTGACACCTTGAGATGATCGTATCTAAGAGAAGGTTTAATTTAGACGTTAGTAAAATGAAAATGCCATTATTAGGTTCTTCTAAGGTTTTTAAAAGGCAATTTGAGGCAGCTTCGTTTAAGAGGTGTGCATCAATAATTAAAACAATTTTTTTTTCTGAGTTTATTGATTTTTGACTAAGAAAAGTTTTGATATTCCGTATTTGAGCAATTTTAATAATTTCAGACCCACTTTTTATTGTTTTTTCAAGATCGGAACTTCCTGAATTTTTAGATTTATAAAGAGAATCAGGTTCAACAATTAAAAAATCAGGATGGTTATTGTTTGTAATTTTCTCTTCAACATTTTCTTTTGGCGAAGACTGTTTGAAAATCTCTTTTATAAATTGCAGAGCAGTTTGTTTCTTTCCTAATCCTTCTGCACCATAAAATATATATCCATTAGCAAATGTTTTGTTTTTAATTATGTTGTTAAGACAGATATCGACTTCTTCATGCAAGAAAAAATTATTTTTTTTAATCTCAATCATTTGTTATCAGAAAAATGGTTTAGCAAAGTCTCTTTAATTTGATTAGAAATAGTTTTAATATTTTGTGAAGCAGATATTACTTTCCAGTTTTTTTGTTTGGCAATTAGTTTGAAGCCTTCATTTACTTTTTCTAAAAATCTCATACCTTCTGATTCTATTCTGTCTGGGATTTCATTTTTTCTTCGGAATATGCTCTCTTCTGGAGAAATTTCTAAAAAGAAAGTGAGATCAGGATATTCTCCTTGACATACAATAGATTCAATATTTTGAATTATTTCTAAATTTATATTTCTTCCATACCCTTGATAAGCCAGGGTCGAATCGGAAAATCTATCACTTATTACCCAATCATTGTTATTTAATGCAGGTGAAATAATTTTGGAAACGTGTTCAGCTCTATCCGCTGAATAAAGCAATAATTCCGCAAGAGATGAAGGCTTGTTTTTTTCATTATTATCAAGGATCAGTCCTCTAAGTTTTTTCCCTAAAAGACTGCCTCCCGGCTCTCTAGTTGTGATTAATTTAGACCCTTTCTTTATTAGACCACTATTAGGAAGCCATTTAGATAGTTCATCTATTTGGGTTGTTTTACCACATCCATCAATACCCTCAATAACGATAAATTTTCCTTTCATTTAATCCAAAGATAAAGCATTAATTACAACTGTAATTGAGCTAACAGCCATTAATAATGCTGCTAATGAGGGAGTAAGAAGAATACCGTATTTAGGGAACAAAATGCCGGCGGCTAAAGGTATAGCTAGTAAGTTGTAACCAAAAGCCCATGTTAGATTTTGCTTGATTTTTCTTATGGTTTTTTTTGCAAGATTTAAGGCGTAGGGTAATCCATTTAGTTGATCTCCCATCAATACTACATCTGCATTTGCCTTAGCTATTTGAGTACCTGATCCTACTGCAATTCCTAAGTCTGAGCATGCTAAGGCTGGGACATCATTAATACCATCACCAATCATTGCTACTTTACTATTAATTTTTAAATTTTCTATAGTCTTAAGTTTCATTTCAGGAAGAAGATCCCATTTTACTTCTGTTTCTTTACAACCAATTTTTTTTGCTAAAGCTAAAACTGTTTGTTTCCTATCTCCACTTAAAATATTAATTTTAAATTTGTTTTCTCTTAAATTTTGTACTGTTTTAATTGAATCATCTCTGAGTAAATCTCCTAGGAAGATAAAGCCTAATAACTTATCTTTGATACTTACTCCAATAATAGTGTTCGTTTTTGTCTCTTCATTTTCAATAACTTTTTTTGCATCACTATCAATAATTGTTCCTTTACTTAAAAGCCATTCAATATTTCCAATATTAATAAGTCCATCAATTGACTCTAGTTCTCCAGAAATACCTCGACCTGAATAAGTAAAAATTTTTTTTATGGGAAATAAACTTAAATTTTGTTTTTTTGCCTCCTGAATTAAGGCATTTGCGATTGGATGTCTGCTTTCCTTTTCTAAACTGGCAGCTATTCTCAATAAGAATGAATTATCATAATTATATTTGTAACCAACAATGAAAGGCTTACCTTTTGTCAATGTACCTGTCTTGTCAAAAATAATGTGATTAATTTTTGAAGCCATCTCAATTTTGTCTCCGCCTTTAAATAAAACTCCTTTTTTTGCTGCTTTACCTGATGCGACAGTTATTACAGTTGGGGTGGCTAAACCTAATGCACATGGACAAGCTATTACTAAAACGGCAATTGATAATTGAATGGCTAAACTAAGGAAATTGTCAGCATTACTACCAAGCGAACTATGAAGTGTATGGTTTGAGTGAGTGAAGAATTGATGATTATGACTTAATAAATCTGGCCAAATTTTTCTTGCACACATCCACCAAAAGAAGAAAGTTAAAGTAGCAAAAATAAGTACAAAGTAAGTAAATTTGCCTGCAATTTCATCTGCAATTCTTTGGATCCGAGGTTTTCTAGCGTTTACAGACTCAATAAGGTTTACAAGTTTTGCAAGAGAAGAATCCCCTCCGACCTTTTGAACTTTAAGTCTAAGAGTTGAATTAAGATTTAAAGATCCACTAGATAGATTTTCGCCTTCTTTTATCTCGATAGGTTTGGATTCTCCAGTAATATGTGAAACATCAACATATGAATTACCTTGAATAACAATGCAGTCAGCAGGTACTCTATCTCCTGCTAAAACTTGAATCTCTTGATCAGGTCTTAAAGTGTTAACTCTTATTGATTTGATTTGATTATCTTCAGTGTAGATATTTGCCATTTCAGGTTGAAGATCTAATAACTCTCCAATGGATGAACCAGTTTGGTATCTTGCTCTTTCCTCTAAGAAACGCCCAATCAATATAAAACCTAAAAGCATAACTGGTTCATTAAAAAAACAAGGAAAACCAGTAGCAGGAAATATTAGGGATAGAAGACTCGTTGTATATGAGCTAGTTACTCCAAGAGCTACTAAAGAATCCATATCCGGACGATTCTTAATGAATGATTTAAATCCATTAATAATTATTACTCTGCCAGGAAATAATAGAGCTAATGTTGCTAATGAAGCGTGAAAAAATATATTACCTAATATTGGAGAATTTATATATCTTCCTTCTGCTAGATGACCTAAACCTGAAAATAATAAAAGCAATAAAGCAAAAGTTAATTTTTTCCATTGATTATTCCACTTCTTTTTTTTTTCTAATTCTGTCTTATTTATTTTTTTTGAAAAATCATTTATGTAAATCTTTGATGGGAATCCATTCTCTTTTAGATTTTTGAGAACTGTTTCTATTTTTATATGATTCTGGGTAATTTCAAAATATGCACTTTCAGTTAGTAAGTTAACAGAGACATTTTCAATACCATCGGAATTATTTAATATTTTTTCAACAGTACTCACACAACCTCCACACTTCATCCCTTTAATGCTTAATTGAATACTTTCCATATTTTTCACGAATGAAGCAAATTAATACTTGACCTTTTTTTTAACTATAATAATAAATGTAATAGACTTTTTAAATAGTTATTTTTTAAATTACTATATTAATTTTATTAGTTTTAGCGCGGTGCCTAGTAATCAAAACAGAGACAATTTTATCGACAAAGCTTTTACTGTAATTGCTGAATCAATAGTAAAAATAATGCCTATTGCAGAGAAAGAAAAAAAAGCATATATCTATTATAGAGATGGCCTAGCTGCTCAAAATAATGGGGATTATTCTGAAGCATTAGAGTATTACAAAGAGAGTTTACTACTTGAAGAAAATAAAATTGATAGGGGTGAGACTCTAAAAAATATGGCAATAATATATATGAGTAATGGTGAAGAGGATCTGTCTATTGAAACTTATGAAAAAGCATTATTAGAAAATCCCAAACAGCCATCATGCCTTAAAAATATAGGTTTGATTTATGAAAAAAGGGGAAGATATGCAGAGCAAAATGGAGATTTAGATCAGAGAGATATTTGGTTTGATAAAGCTGCCGAAGTCTGGTCTAAAGCAGTGAGATTATATCCAGGAGGTTATCTAGATATTGAGAATTGGTTGAAAAACTCAGGAAGAAGTTCAATCGATATGTACCTCTAATTTTTTTAACCTGATAAAGAATAGTCGACTGCTTCTTTAATATTGGATATCTCTTTGATATTTATTAAATTTTGAAAATTATTATTTAGTTCATCATCTAGTTTTGGCACTACGATATTTTTGATCCCTAGTCTTACGGCTTCCTCTATCTTTGTTCGAAGGTTATTCGATTTTCTAACCTGACCGCTCAAACCCAATTCCCCAATAAATGAGCTATCTGCCAGAGGAGGAATATTTTTCAAACTTGATAAAATTGATATTGCTACACCTAGGTCAGATGAGGGATCATTTATCTCAAAACCACCACCAGTAGCTATATAACAATCAAATTCAGATAATTTTATACCTACGTGTTTTTCAATAACAGCTAGAATTTGATGTAATCTATTTGTGCTAATTCCAGTTGTAGTTCGTCTTGGGTTACTATAGAAAGTTTTATTGACTAGTGCTTGTATATCAACTGCTAATGGTCGAGTGCCCTCATTTGTAATCGTAGTTGTTACACCTGAAATATTTTCTTTATTTGTAAAAATTGAACTTGGGTTTTTAATCTCTCGTAAGCCCTCTTCAAGCATTTCAAAAATCCCAATTTCAAAGGTTGATCCAAATCGATTCTTTATACTTCTTAGTAATCTATGAGAGGAAATATTATCTCCTTCAAAGTTTATTACTGTATCAACTAAATGCTCTAGAGTTTTAGGACCAGCTAAAGCACCATCTTTGGTTACATGGCCAATTATTAGAAGAGCGATATTATTGTCTTTGGCGAGATTTTGCAATTCAGATGAACATGCTCTAACTTGAGAAACCGATCCTGGTGAACTCTCCATTTCATGATTATGGATGGCTTGAATACTATCAATAATTGCGTAACTCGGATTTATACGTTTGATCTCTTCAATAATTAGGGATAAATTAGTTTCTGCAAAAATTTTCAAATCAATACTGCTTTGATTTAATCTTTCCCATCTAATTTTTACTTGTTCTAAAGATTCTTCTGCAGTTATGTATAAAACTCTCTCATTGAGAGATATTTTTCCTGCTGATTGAAGAACTAATGTGCTTTTACCTATACCTGGTTCACCTCCAAGTAAAACAACAGATCCGGGTACTATTCCACCTCCAAGAACTCGATCAAATTCTTTAAAACCACTTGTAAATCTTGATATTTTTTTTGATGAAATTTCATTAAACGGTATAGATTTCTTAATACTTTTAATATCTTGATGTCTAGATCTCTTGCTTTTAATTTCTTCTACAATGGAATTCCATGAGTTGCAATTTAGACATTTTCCAAAGTATTGAGAAGTTTCAGTACCGCAATTTTGACAAATAAAGGTCGAAAAGTTGCTAGACATTTAGTTTCTCAATAATGTAATTGAACTGGAATGTTTGGGATATTGCCCCTCTACAAGTTAGATTAGGATAATAATAAATTCTCTTACTGATTAGCTAATAGAAACATATGGCTTTATCTAGTCAAACCAAAGAAACAATACTGGTCGCTGATGACGAGGCAAGTATTAGAAGAATTCTGGAGACACGTCTTTCCATGATTGGCTACAAAGTTGTAACTGCAAGTGATGGTAAAGAGGCACTTAAGTTATTTAAAGATTATGAACCCGATTTAGTTGTGCTTGACGTAATGATGCCAAAGTTAGATGGATATGGAGTTTGTCAAGAATTAAGGAAAGATTCTGATGTTCCAATCGTTATGTTGACTGCATTAGGAGATGTTGCAGATAGGATAACAGGATTAGAATTAGGAGCAGACGATTATGTAGTTAAACCATTTAGTCCAAAGGAACTAGAGGCTAGAATTAGGTGTGTTCTAAGAAGAATTGACAAAGAACAAATGCCTGGGATGCCTAATTCAGGTTTAATTTTAGTCACAGATATAAAGATTGATACAAATAGGAGACAAGTGTTTAAAAGTGATGAGAGAATTAGACTAACTGGTATGGAATTTAGTCTTTTAGAGCTTTTGGTTAGTAGGTCAGGAGAGCCATTTAGTAGAGGAGAGATATTGAAAGAGGTTTGGGGATACACACCCGAAAGACACGTAGATACAAGAGTAGTTGATGTACATATATCGAGATTAAGGTCAAAACTGGAGGCTGATCCAGCAAATCCTGAATTGATATTAACAGCAAGAGGTACAGGATATCTTTTTCAGCGTATTGTTGATATTGCACCTTTTGATGGGAAGTAGATGGGGAAAGAAACTTTACCTAAAATTAACAAGTCCAGAGCTATCAGAAGATTAGTTATTTGGTATAAAAGAAACTCAGCCGTAACTTCAATAGTAGATACTGCTGCTAGTTCTGCCGCAACGGCTAGTAATGTTGCTAGTAATGTTGCAGGAAATGTTGCAGGAAATGTATTTTCAAGCGCTGAATCTGTTGTGAATACTGCTAGCAGTGTGGTTTCAAATGCCAGTTCATTGGCCAAGAATACATTGCAGCCATTAGTTTTTGATCCATTAAAAAGGTTGCAAAATAGCGATAATATTTTAGATAAAGAAGGGGAGTCGCAATCAAATAGGATTTGGATAGCAGTCGATGGCATGGGTGGAGACTATGCTCCAGGTCCAATCCTCGAGGGTTGTCTCGAAGCGATAAGTAGATTTCCAATAAATATAAAGTTTGTTGGCAATATTGAAAAAGTTAAAAATTCAGCAGAAAAAATTGGTTTAGAAGAATTAGTTGAAAAAGAAATAAAAAATAATCGTCTTGAATTAATTGATAGTGGAGAACCTATCGGAATGAATGAAGAGGCTACAGCGGTTAGAAAAAGGAAAAACGCGAGTATAAATGTTGCTATGGATTTAGTAAGAAAAAATAAAGCACAAGCTGTTTATTCAGCTGGTAATTCAGGAGCAATGATGGCTTCAGCCATATTTAGAATTGGTAGATTGAAAGGGATTGATAGACCTGCTATAGGGGCATTATTTCCAACAAGGGATCAAACTCGTCCCGTATTAGTTTTAGATGTTGGAGCTAATACCGACTGTAAACCAACTTATCTTCATCAGTTTGCACTTTTAGGTAATATTTATGCAAAAGATGTCTTGCAAGTGAAAAAACCAAGAATTGGCCTTTTAAATATTGGAGAAGAAGAATGCAAAGGTAATGATTTATCCTTAAAAACATATGAATTATTATCTGCTGAAAAAAGTTTTGATTTTGGAGGTAATTGTGAAGGTCGAGATGTTTTGTCAGGTAATTTTGATGTAGTAGTATGTGATGGGTTTACCGGGAATATATTATTAAAATTTCTTGAATCAGTGGGAGGCGTATTATTAGATATCTTACGATCAGAGCTTCCAAGAGGGAGGCGGGGAAAAGTTGGTTCAGCTTTTTTAAAAAGTAATTTACTCAGAATAAAGAAAAGATTAGATCACGCTGAACATGGTGGTGCCTTATTACTCGGGGTAAACGGTATTTGCGTAATAGGCCATGGTAGCAGTAAGTCTTTATCAGTAGTTAGTGCTCTTCGCTTGGCTCACTCGGCAGTGAACCATAACGTGATGGAAAATTTAAATCAACTTCAAAAGCTTCAAGTTTTAAATTCTTAAAACATATTGCGTCAAATTTATGTTTGACTTATATAAGTAACAAAAAAAATTCTTTTGGAAGGAATCAAGCTTAATCAGATTGGAGTTTCATTTAAAGGAAGTGGAAGTTATGTACCTGATCAAATATTGACCAATCAAAAAATTAGCCAAAAAGTAGATACTAGTGATGAGTGGATCAAATCCAGAACTGGCATTGCTGAGAGAAGAATTTCTAGTTCAGGAGATAATGTCACTGAAATGGGCTATAAAGCAGCAAAAACTGCGATATCAATGGCTAATTGGGACATTGAAACTATTGATTTAATTATCTTAGCTACCTCTACTCCACATGATTTATTTGGTTCAGCACCGTCTATTCAAGCTAAATTGGGTGCCAATAATGCTGTGGCTTTCGATTTAACTGCAGCATGTAGTGGTTTTTTATTCGCTTTAATAACAGCCTCACAATTCTTAAAAGGGGGTAGCTTCAAAAGGGCACTTGTTATAGGAGCAGATCAATTGTCAAGCTTTGTTGATTGGAATGATAGAAGAAGTTGTATTCTCTTTGGAGATGGTGCTGGTGCATTAGCAATTGAAGCAATAAGTGAATTTGATAATTTTATTGGTTTTGATATGCAAACTGATGGAGAAAGAGGTTCTTTTCTTAATCTTCCATCAAAAAATAAAATGGATTCCATAATTGATAATGTTAATTTTTTAAGTGGAGGTTTTTCTCCAATTCAGATGAACGGTCAGGAAGTTTATAAATTTGCAGTTAGAGAAGTCCCCTTAATTCTTGATAAGTTATTTAGAAAAACAAATATCAGTTCTGATGAAATTGATTGGCTTGTGTTGCATCAAGCTAATCAAAGAATATTGGATTCTGTAGGAGAAAGGTTAAAAATTTCTAGAAAAAAAATTCTTAGTAATTTAGAAAATTATGGAAATACTTCAGCAGCAACAATTCCACTAATGATGGATGAGGCCATAAGAAATAATAAAATTAAACAAAATGATATTATTGCTACAAGTGGATTTGGGGCTGGGTTAAGTTGGGGTGCAGCCCTCATTAAATGGGGTTAAACACGAAATAGGATCATTATGACAGTTGCATGGGTATTCCCTGGACAAGGTTCACAAAAAATTGGAATGGCAAAACAAATTGAAAATTTGCCAGGCACAAAGGAAAGATTTAGTTATGCCTCTGAAATATTTGAGAGAAATTTATTTGAAATTTGTGAGTTAAATGTTGAACCAATAAATCCTCTTAGTGATTTAAATAATACAAGCAATACACAAATTTGTCTTTTTTTAGTTGAGTCAATTTTATTAGATGCCTTAAAGAATAATGGTTTAAAACCAAATTATGTTGCTGGGCACAGTTTAGGAGAAATTACGGCACTATATTGCGCAGATGTTTTTTCATTCCAAGATTGTGTATCACTAATAAAAGTAAGATCTCAATTAATGTTGAACGCTGTGAAAGGATCTATGGCTGCAGTAATTGGGTTTGATAGAAATCAACTTGATTTATTAGTAAAAAAAATTGATGATGTTGTTATTGCTAACGATAATAGCTCTTCTCAAGTTGTTTTATCAGGATCTGATGAAGCATTAGATAATTTATCTAGAGAAATTTCTTGCAAAAAATTTCTGAAGTTAAATGTCTCAGGTGCATTTCATTCACCATTTATGAATGAGCCTTCAGCACAATTTTCTGAGTACTTAAAGCAGATTAAATTTAAAAATCCCTCTTTTCCAGTAATAAGTAATTATGAACCTTCGCTTTGTAGCGATCCGAATGAACTTAAAATTAGATTAGAAAATCAAATGTGTAATGGGGTTCGGTGGCGAGAAACAATGGATTTAATGGCAAAAGATACTGATCTTCATATTGTTGAAATTGGCCCCTCAAATGTACTTAGCGGTTTAGGGAAAAGACATCTTAAGGATGTAAAAATTTCTCAAGTTTCATCTTCTGATCAAATAAATTATTAATTTGAATGAAAAATGATATTTATCAAAAATTAATCTATCAATTGGTTAGTAAACTTATTGTTTTACCTGTTTATAAATTTCTATTTCGAGGACATTTAATAGGTAGAGAAAATATTCCGCAAAAAGATTCTTTTATAATGGTCTCTAATCATGGTTCTTTACTGGATCCTCCTTTATTAGGACATGCTCTTGGACGTAATATATCATTTATGGCTAAAGCAGAGCTTTTTAAAATACCTTTTCTTGGATTTATTATTAAAGCTTGTGGAGCTTATCCTGTAAAGAGGGGAATTGCAGA
This sequence is a window from Prochlorococcus marinus XMU1419. Protein-coding genes within it:
- a CDS encoding DUF7326 family protein encodes the protein MKKKQIIYSDLSKKQLENLKELYIQKKVESMSHQELKQYVLEIISHQINDTIDKEEEMEAWREMSGFFGEQFEMIILEIQTKYIDDKNVIETEIDSQKQRIELLERNNFDQEKKDMWDD
- the rpaB gene encoding response regulator transcription factor RpaB, which codes for MALSSQTKETILVADDEASIRRILETRLSMIGYKVVTASDGKEALKLFKDYEPDLVVLDVMMPKLDGYGVCQELRKDSDVPIVMLTALGDVADRITGLELGADDYVVKPFSPKELEARIRCVLRRIDKEQMPGMPNSGLILVTDIKIDTNRRQVFKSDERIRLTGMEFSLLELLVSRSGEPFSRGEILKEVWGYTPERHVDTRVVDVHISRLRSKLEADPANPELILTARGTGYLFQRIVDIAPFDGK
- a CDS encoding DNA polymerase III subunit delta', which gives rise to MIEIKKNNFFLHEEVDICLNNIIKNKTFANGYIFYGAEGLGKKQTALQFIKEIFKQSSPKENVEEKITNNNHPDFLIVEPDSLYKSKNSGSSDLEKTIKSGSEIIKIAQIRNIKTFLSQKSINSEKKIVLIIDAHLLNEAASNCLLKTLEEPNNGIFILLTSKLNLLLDTIISRCQIVRFRSFSGIQIKSILKEYLDNSKLNIHTKLKFEDLINSANGSPNQLLQNIQILNDFSNEIISKMDSPIKNSLEILEISKSISEKLEIFQQICLVNLIQTIWWRKTKNIGLIKKLENLKILLRKNIQPRLAWEITFLKISMENTRG
- a CDS encoding response regulator transcription factor, encoding MKISILLIEDDRDMRDLVARHLEHSGFDVQKAEDGIKGQALALQYSPDLILLDLMLPSVDGLTLCQRLRRDERTSNIPILMITALGGLKDKVTGFNSGADDYITKPFDLEELHVRIKALLRRTNRAQLNSSNQQEILNYGPLTLVPERFEAIWFESPVRLTHLEFELLHCLLQRHGQTVSPALILKEVWGYEPDDDIETIRVHIRHLRTKLEPDPRKPIYIKTVYGAGYCLELPIGSQVETAKQEFIQAKNPDLINSAVD
- the radA gene encoding DNA repair protein RadA; translation: MSSNFSTFICQNCGTETSQYFGKCLNCNSWNSIVEEIKSKRSRHQDIKSIKKSIPFNEISSKKISRFTSGFKEFDRVLGGGIVPGSVVLLGGEPGIGKSTLVLQSAGKISLNERVLYITAEESLEQVKIRWERLNQSSIDLKIFAETNLSLIIEEIKRINPSYAIIDSIQAIHNHEMESSPGSVSQVRACSSELQNLAKDNNIALLIIGHVTKDGALAGPKTLEHLVDTVINFEGDNISSHRLLRSIKNRFGSTFEIGIFEMLEEGLREIKNPSSIFTNKENISGVTTTITNEGTRPLAVDIQALVNKTFYSNPRRTTTGISTNRLHQILAVIEKHVGIKLSEFDCYIATGGGFEINDPSSDLGVAISILSSLKNIPPLADSSFIGELGLSGQVRKSNNLRTKIEEAVRLGIKNIVVPKLDDELNNNFQNLINIKEISNIKEAVDYSLSG
- a CDS encoding ABC transporter ATP-binding protein, coding for MRDPLENEIPHVNFKDVSFSYPGKKENLIFKCNFSIKKPGFWMVVGKNGSGKSTLLKLINGMIEPQKGIIFSKANIGMVFQNPDHQILMPNCRSELLININQNISQNEINKKIEYVLNQVGMTGFEKRPVHTLSGGQKQRLTIACALISNRNFILLDEPTALLDQTSQLKVLQTIKKLTSNHKKPLSALWITHRYEELTYADAVAELKNGFLSSWQEPSKFQYN
- a CDS encoding heavy metal translocating P-type ATPase, with the translated sequence MESIQLSIKGMKCGGCVSTVEKILNNSDGIENVSVNLLTESAYFEITQNHIKIETVLKNLKENGFPSKIYINDFSKKINKTELEKKKKWNNQWKKLTFALLLLLFSGLGHLAEGRYINSPILGNIFFHASLATLALLFPGRVIIINGFKSFIKNRPDMDSLVALGVTSSYTTSLLSLIFPATGFPCFFNEPVMLLGFILIGRFLEERARYQTGSSIGELLDLQPEMANIYTEDNQIKSIRVNTLRPDQEIQVLAGDRVPADCIVIQGNSYVDVSHITGESKPIEIKEGENLSSGSLNLNSTLRLKVQKVGGDSSLAKLVNLIESVNARKPRIQRIADEIAGKFTYFVLIFATLTFFFWWMCARKIWPDLLSHNHQFFTHSNHTLHSSLGSNADNFLSLAIQLSIAVLVIACPCALGLATPTVITVASGKAAKKGVLFKGGDKIEMASKINHIIFDKTGTLTKGKPFIVGYKYNYDNSFLLRIAASLEKESRHPIANALIQEAKKQNLSLFPIKKIFTYSGRGISGELESIDGLINIGNIEWLLSKGTIIDSDAKKVIENEETKTNTIIGVSIKDKLLGFIFLGDLLRDDSIKTVQNLRENKFKINILSGDRKQTVLALAKKIGCKETEVKWDLLPEMKLKTIENLKINSKVAMIGDGINDVPALACSDLGIAVGSGTQIAKANADVVLMGDQLNGLPYALNLAKKTIRKIKQNLTWAFGYNLLAIPLAAGILFPKYGILLTPSLAALLMAVSSITVVINALSLD
- the tmk gene encoding dTMP kinase — its product is MKGKFIVIEGIDGCGKTTQIDELSKWLPNSGLIKKGSKLITTREPGGSLLGKKLRGLILDNNEKNKPSSLAELLLYSADRAEHVSKIISPALNNNDWVISDRFSDSTLAYQGYGRNINLEIIQNIESIVCQGEYPDLTFFLEISPEESIFRRKNEIPDRIESEGMRFLEKVNEGFKLIAKQKNWKVISASQNIKTISNQIKETLLNHFSDNK
- a CDS encoding photosystem I assembly protein Ycf3, which encodes MPSNQNRDNFIDKAFTVIAESIVKIMPIAEKEKKAYIYYRDGLAAQNNGDYSEALEYYKESLLLEENKIDRGETLKNMAIIYMSNGEEDLSIETYEKALLENPKQPSCLKNIGLIYEKRGRYAEQNGDLDQRDIWFDKAAEVWSKAVRLYPGGYLDIENWLKNSGRSSIDMYL